In Podarcis raffonei isolate rPodRaf1 chromosome 8, rPodRaf1.pri, whole genome shotgun sequence, the genomic window gcttccttttttgtGTTTGATTATGGGAAAGGTGATCAAGGAAAGACGCCTGTTCGAGTATCCGATATGGAAGGAAAAGTTAGGAGCGTAGAAGAAAAGCTGAAGACTCTGGAAAAAGGCGGGAAGCTTGGCAAGAGTGGCAGGAACGGCCTTCGGCCAAACCCATTTGAGTAAGTACTCATGAGCCAGTCAACACTCTCTGCTGATGAACTATTTATTTAAGAAATCTGTATGCCATCCTTTGTCAAAAAgctccagggcagtttacagtgtCACAGCATAATAAACAACGTAACATACATACACCACACAATAgccataaaatacaaaataatataaaacaacaGTGTCAGATTATTCGCAATGTCAACCCAGCAATAAACTTCACAGCTCAGTCCCTGGGAAATGCAACAGTCTAGAAAGCTGTTATCATCTACTCCTGTCAGGTGCAACTataaaaaaattctgtgtgactcTGTGAATCCCCGCTACGGCTTCTCTGTGGCAAAGTGGGGTTGGTGGGGGAACAATGTGTACAAGCCACAGGAAGTGTACGTGTGTGTCTGTGTCACTCTTCCCACACTTGAGGAGGCTTTGTATTGTCTGCATTTTTAAGCAAGCAGACCCTGATTCACACAGAGCAAAATCCCATTCTCCTTAGCTTTTGCACATCTCCAAATGTTGTGATACCAATGCTCATTTCTGAAAATTCACAAAACGTGTATTTTTAGGTTAAAATGCCTACACAAATACACATGTAGAAAAATGCAGTTCCAATACTTTcaaaaaataatgtattttttcaaaaaataataaatattggaTTAATGCACAAATGGGGACTAACACACCAAACTCTGAACTAAGGCAACCAAAACAGACCTGGACAGGAAATAACCCATCTGTCACTCCTGTTGCTCACTGTGGCTCCCTCCCCATGCCCGACATAGAAGATGTACACCTGGGAATTCCAGGTGCAGGGAAAGGCTAAGCAATCTCCACCTGCTGCTCCTCTTCAGGAATGGTCCCTCTTCTCCTTATGCCCAGCTGCTTTGCAGGGAGAATTGGTGAAGACTGGATTCCAATTTGTGTGTTTGCCACCGAATGCAGAGATCCACTTTGAGTGAATCCCATTCCCCAGCTCAGCACACTTTCCCAGCAGGTCACTGTAGCTGTGTCCCACCCTCCCCATGATCTTCATCAGATGCCCCTCACCCGCTGTTTACACTGGAAGCACAGCTTTACCTTGGAGCTTTTCATCTGATACGCATAGCAAGTGCAAGGCCCCAGAATGTGATTTGTGCAGTATGGAAAAGGGTTACTGCCCCCTACTCCCTGGCAGGGTCTGATCTGGCATGGGCTCCCTGCACCTGCAGGCTCAGTGAGCAACAGGTGTGATGTAGCAATATTACACCCAGACCTCAAAGTAGCACCTGCAAATATTGGAAATGTGCCAGCATTGCATAGGCAGTCTGCTCTCTACTGCTGCGTCATCTTGTTCAATATTGCTTATGTTTATGTTCACCTTCACTAATCTGGCGCtgtccaaatgtttgggactacagcccTCATCATCCCCGACCAGCTTGGTGATGGCTGGGTTTCCTGTATGGGTTTTTCACCTATCTAAAGGAGCCAAAGACTGAacctggggaccttctgcatacgcAGATCCTGACTATGTCCAGATACTCTGAATATTGTGGCTTGCCAACTATGAAACATATCAGTGACTCAATACAGTTCCATGCCGCCAATCGGGTACAGTCAATTCTGAAACAGTGTCGCATGCCACTATGCAAATATCGAAACCATACCTTAACAGCTTTCATTCACTGACACCAAATATTAGCTGAATATTAATCAAAATGCAAACATTCAGAAAAATAGCCTGTGATTATTTGACAGCAGCCTTTGACAAGGTTTCTGGGAGCAAATTTGTTTTCAACTCTAAAAGCAAAAGTCCACAATACCAAACAGACTTGAAGGCTAATAAATGACCAAGTTGTATCAGCTATTTTCCTTGGCACATATAGTTACCCAGGAAGTAGCTGTGTGGACCCTGGTATCTCCAGCCATACTCAGTTAACCTTTTCCCGACAGGTTGCTCCAGCGTTTGGAGTCAGAGTTGGGAGAAGTAGAATTCCAAGGGAAGAACAAGACTTTTGGGAAGGGAGCACTGCTACATGCAAGCGTCTGGAATTTCCAGTCCTTGAGTCATCAGAATATAACTTTTGGACCCAAGCTAGAGGTGAGTAAAGGGAGAAAGGGCCATTTTAAATTACCTGCCGTACAAATTATTGCTCCATCCTTACCTCCCCATTGCAAGAAGTTTCCTTCTCTgtaggggagaaattcagttcagtttgcagttAACACCAAACTTACCTCGTTCACATTTTCTGACGCAGCATGAAAaccgaaatgcagccatccttcacaGCCCACACTTTTCTAATTtttgccaagtaatgtgtacaaaagtgcatatacCAGGGCAAAGTGTTCATAAAAATGTCTATCttggtgaaaatagcacacaCCAACATATTgcggaaattgctttgcaataagtTCACATtaagcaaaaatgcatacaaacgtGTACATCGGGATAAATTAGCACTAAAATTCTGATTAGTTttcattatcattttttaaaattgcaaattggAAGGTGGAGAACAGAACTTAaagctgggaaaatgagaagctgagagaaacccAAATGGAACTGGACCACCCCCTTTTCCTCTTCtacaaagcattttattttctttttgcaggAGGACAAAGAGGCTCATGGCTTTGAAGTGATGCTGCCTAAAGCGGCCCTGGACAAAGTCGTCCTTGCAAAACCCAAACTCGGGCGCAGGCCGGCTACACCGAGGGCAGTGCTGCTGGTGGTTTCAAGCTCCACCCTCTTTCAGGTAAGGATGTGCAGAGAGGCTGCGGGTACGTTCTCCAAGGAAACTCACCTATCAGGCACAGAGATGTGAAGCTCCTTCAGGGATGAGTTTCTGCAGCAAGAGCACCAGATGCTTCAGCACCATTTGGCAAAACAATCCCTGCCCAACTTATTGAGGTCTTTCGTGAACTAGATGGTGGCATCTTTAAACTATAGGGTTTCTTTTTAGGGTGGGGGGAATCAGTCTGTGTGATGCCCTGAATGCTTTCCAATTCTTTGGTTTCTGTGAGGGTAGACAGTATGGAAACAAGCCTGCCAAACCAGCCCCTTTCTCTAGGCAACTGTAAGACCATGGCCGTAGCTGACTGCTTAAGCACCATAATTAGCATAACCAATGAAGTCGCCTTGTGCCaaagggcaaatgggtgggcctttcccCTCAGCTTCCTGGTACTTAGAAACCAGGATAGTTGTGTGAGAGCTGAGCAGCAAGAAAGCAGGCTGAGGAGATGGACACAGACCCGTGCTTGATttgtgcttgaatccaaggcagtAATGAAGGGAGAAGCAAATTCTGTTAGGGTGTAAATACCCttccatcttaggctcaggttgtatatatgtgtaaataaaccatatatccagtgcttttttccagagggtactcaagggtacacagtacctgcacctctctttttgttgttaaaaagtgtggcacttactgtaagaaCTTCATGgcgagtaccggcacctatttttctagggaaaaagcACTTCATATATCCTAAAGGCACCACAAATCTCAACCAACCCTCATTCAAAGGAAACCAAACTCCAGGAGtttctcactgctcagagatggGGGTGGCATGGAACACGATGAAATTTCATCCCCTTCTTGTTCTGTTATATCTCATCCTGGTCCTCCAGATTACTTTTGCAAATTATCTGCTGGTGCGACAAGGAAAGCAGTTGCTGCTTTGAGATTCTGCATGGTGCCCATGCTTATCTATGTGGGCTTTCATTCTGCTTGGttggttgtaagtcgctttgggttgTCTTGGGCTTGATAAAAttactaacaaatttaataaaaaataacaaataataatatgttgAGAGGGAGCATATGCTGGAGTACTTTTAAGTGGCTGTTTATGTACTTGTGGCCAGGGAGAGGCAGAGAGTGATTTTTTTCACCAGGTATTATAGTATTCACTGTATAATTCCCCTAGGGataaggtggtgtgtgtgtgtgtgtgtgtgtgtgtgtgtgtgtgtacacacacacacacacacacacacacacacagtatacacatatatacacgcacacacattctCCAGACAATTTCTCTTTTTTGAACAGTAGGCTGAAAATCTGTTGCCTAATGGCTGATAGGGCTAAATATGTTGCATATAAGGTTTCTGTGACCTGATTTGCGTAACATAGTAAGCCAGTCTATGGCTTAGCAAGACCACACAAACCTGTGAACAAACAAGTTCACAGCTACTTTGTTGCTTTCTAGTCTTTTTTTACTGTTGCACTGCACTGAACTAATAGCATGTTGTCCAATTTGGGATTCTCCTCACTAGCCAGGAACTGTAGCCAGAAACATGTCCTGCTTGCCTTGAAGTCTCTGGGCCCCATCCCTGGCTGATTTCCCTTGGGTCCAATTTGTATGCTCCTGGATGAAATATGGAGCACAGGAAGCTCCAGACTACAAGGGAACAGACTGGTCCTGCCAATAAAGCATCACTTAACTGAAAACTGAGCAAATTAGCTTCCTCCTTTAGGGCATCAACTGAAACGTCTTCCAAGCCAGGGATAAATTCCACACTTGCTGAAACATCAGCTGCATTCCGACAAGCTCAGGTCGTGGCATGAAGTTCTTGGGTTCTGCTGCTGTTGGGAGAAAGAGACTCAAATTCTGTATGTGATGGTGGTGACTGTGTACAGGCAGGATCAGGTCCACATGGAGGGAAGGTTGGGCAGAACGAGGTTTCATGAAGCAATACTGCCCCAAGAGGACAGACATGCAGGTGGACTTTGGAATATCTTGGTATGCACAGACTACACAAATGGGCTGTAAAAATGAGGTGACTTGGGTGGTCTCAAATGCTCTGATCTTTATTTCCTGCAGGACCAAAGTTCTTCTGACCAGATCCTGGGTGGGAAAGTGATTGGCCTCTCCATCTGGAACACATCAGTCCATGGCCTGCTCAGAGAGGAGCGGGTGGCACTCACTTTCTGGCACAACAGTCTTCCGGTAGGCCCTGAAAACCTTCATTCCCCTCAGAAGATCACGGCATCTGCTGGTGTCCCTTCTGATGTGGCTAAATTCTCCCTAAAGCTGGGCTGTTTTCCAGTATGAATTTACAACTCAAGTTTTAGCATTGCATGTGGAACCTTCTGAAAATCTTGGCCTGGTCACTTTTTCAAAGAGAGAAACACCACCAAGTGACAACTCCCTGTGCTGAAATTATTCTATGAATGCTTGTTCTTGGAACCGAACCCCTATTTCCAATCTCCTCTCTACAGTCAGGATTCTGTGCCCACTAAGCATCCCGAGTCCTCACAGAGCTATTTTTACTCCTCACCCTAAATATTTCTTGCACTCTTGCAAAAAACTGTGCTTCCTGCAatgtagggagttggactagattggtcccttccaactctttgattctgtaAAAACCTTCTGCACTTCTGTAACCTGCCAATTCCTCCCTCCTGTGCAGATTTTGCCATGTGCTTCCATAAGGTTGCACACGGAACTGAGGCTGCTATCACTAGGAACATAGggggctgccttatactgagttagatcATTGATCTATTTAGCTCAGTgtttcctacactgactggcagcagctatgttttcaggcaggagtctctcccaaccctacctggagatgatgatgataatgatgatgatgatattatattatttctaccctgcccatctggctgggtttccccagccgctctgggcagctcccaacaataaaaacacgataaaatatcaaacattaaaaacttcccatggGGGACTGAAACTAAGactttctgcacgcaaagcagatgctcttactGCCTGTTTCCCCCACGTATATTGCTCCTGTCTTTCTATCTCTGTTTCACTGGATGGAAGTATATTTAAGAGAATGTGTAGTTGTGAGGAAGCTGTAGGGGCATCTCACTGAACAGCCATGCTTTCCTGTTTTTGGCTTTTAAATTAAATCACCTGTGTTAAATTCACCCTCTGGTATTTGTTCTTTCAGTCGAACGTGACTCCCCAGTGTGTGTTCTGGGACACTGGCTCTGAAGGTAAGTTCCTACAGTAGCTGGGGTGGGTGAGATGTTTGGAAGGAATTCCCCTGAGCCCTCCTTCCACATTCCCTGTATTTGGTTGCTCCTTGAGAGCATGCGAAACCAGATGTGCAAAACACACTCCCCCTGCAGTAGCCCACGTTAAGAATGGACTATTTgcaccagagtttcccaaatttCTGAGAGCTGAAGCAGACTTTTCTCTTGTTAAAATTGGAGGGGCCCTTTTTCCACCTGAAATGATGTACCTTGGCAGCATGTATGAATTATCACTGTCTGGAGTTTCTGCATGAGTCACAGTTCTGGACATACCTCTTGGTTGGAAACAGGTTGGGACAAAAGCAGTTCAAGTTTCAGAGGCCTGCCTGAATAAAAAAACTTCTTGGGAAACATCTAGGAGCAGGCAGGGACGAGTTCCACAGGATAGGGGTCCTGCCCACAAAACCCTCAGTCCCTAGTAAAGGCTGACTGAATCTTACAGGTGCAGAGAACTTTCTGTCTGGATTAGTAGAACCCAACAGACCTCTCCCACACTGTGTATGttgtagaaccatagaactgtagagttgtcaATGACCCAAAGGGTCCTCTagctcaaccccttgcaatgtatgGCCTTGCTCACTTCCTTTACATGGGGACACCCACCTGCAGTGAGGCTTCTCCTTTTCACCCCTAGCTGGCCACCCAGGCAAGTGGAATTCATCTGGCTGTGAAGCAGAACGAGGAGCGGACCGAACCATCTGCCGCTGTGATCATCTCACCTTTTTTGCTGTGCTAATGGTGAGTACTGGTGGCTCCCATGCCAGGTAGACCTGTGCAAAGATTTTCATACCCCACCCCCATTCTCTGCCCCTTTTAAGCCATCTCCTTCCACCTTCAGGTGTCCTCCCCAGAAATTGACCGCAGCCACCAGGTCTACCTGACCTTGATCACTTACATTGGGTGTATTGTTTCGGCCGTGGCATCGTTCTTcaccatcttcttcttcctctgcacAAAGTAAGGCAGATAAAATTTTTTGCTCCAAATAGGGCAGAAGTCCTGGGGGATTGGGGagacagcccaggaggaagaCCTGCTGGATCCTAGAAGGAAATCCAAAAGGGAATCATGGACTGAGGGGGGGGGCAAGAATAATAACAGAGGATGAAGGAGAGATGGAGTGAAGGTGAAAAGTCAGAACAGGCTTccacaacatggtgccctccagatgttttgcgctgcaactcccaacagccccatagTTCAAGGAACCATGGCTTTGTGTTATGTGCGAGCCAGGCCATTGTCTCACTAGTGAGCTCGGTTGTGTTTTTTACTACATTGATCTCAAGCCACCAAAATAGAAGCATGGAAGAGGTGTATCCCAGGAAAAGGCAAGTAGGTCTTTCCTTGGGAATACCTAGCTTATGGCAGTCTTATTCTGGCCACCAGCTGTTGCATCTGTGGAGGGGAACACCATGGAGAAAAGCCTATGGACTGCTGGAGCCAGGTGTGCATATGACAGACATGTGTGGCTTGTATTGAAAAAGAGTAAGGCATTGATTATCAAAACATTGATTGAAGCCATATCCTGGGAGACTTAGTGTATGGTTTGACTGAAGCTTGGGGTGGGGATCCCACACACAATTGGGAAAGAAATATCACACTCTCTTTTGTCCCCAGGAGAAAGCAAGGGGACAACATTGTCTACGTTCACATGAACCTCCTCTGGGCCATCTTCCTCCTCGACATGAGCTTCCTCATCGCAGTGCCTCTGGCCCCTACCGGTGGTGACGTAGCTTGCAAATCTGGCGCCATGTTTCTGCATTTTGGGCTGCTGGCCTGCCTGACCTGGATGGGTATCGAGGGCTACAGCCTGTACCTCCTTGTGATCAGAGTCTTCAATTCCAACATCAAGCATATGCTCCTTAAGCTTTGCCTGGTGGGCTGGGGTGAGTGGCCAGGGGTTGCTGGGAGTGGTGCATAGCCAAAGAAGTTTGTGACTAGGTCCATTAGGAAGCTGGGCTGCAAGAGAAGACCGATAAGCAGAAAGAAAGCATCTGATGCAGTAGAGTGGCTCAGAGTGTGGCCAGATTGCTGGGAAGCCCCCAGTTCAAATCTGGCCTCTATCACAAAAGGAAGCTACTTTATGCCAAGTCAAACAGCTGGTCCATTTGGCTCAGCATTGTCTCTGCTGACTGGGTGTGGGTCTCCAGGGGCTGGTATTCAGctgagtcctactcagagtaaacccactgaaattaatgagctgaAGGTAATGCtggccattaacttcagtgggtctattctgagcagGATTAATGTTAAATGCCACTCAGGGTCTTCCCTATCTCTACCTGGGGATGCCTTTcggtattgaacctgggacctgatccagccattggcctaatccagcaggactcttcttaggtCAATTGGCAGGAagtagctctttttttttttacatagggGAATATTCAGAAGTGGTATCCTCTCCCTCTGCTTTGAACTGGAAACTTTTATCtatggtaaaaaataaataaattcaggtaTAGTGCCTGAAGTTGGGGTGGGAGTGACCtcatagagcagggatggggagccattTTCAACCCCAGGGAACCCTTCCAGGGAACCTCCCAGGGAACCCATGTCAGTGGCAGATGGGGCTGggagcaaaagtgggcagagccagaAATGTGCATTTTGCCTTTCTGCAATCTGCTGGCTTCCACGCACAGccctccctttcctccattcAGTCTagcagagttgaaggacacatccCTGCCAGGCCAAGCCACTGTGgaagggtgtggcttggggagagtcctgagggccagttAAGAGAGGCTTCAAGGGCAACATTTGGCCCCTGAGAAGACTGAGGCTTCCCATACCTCTTCTCAAGCTTGGGGAGCAGCTGCTGCCCCTTTTCCTTGCTCCACCCCAAGATACATTTCTGAGTTGTGGGACATGGGAGGGCATTCTGTCTTTCCAACTCTGTTCCTGTTGACCACTCACAAAAAGAACATTTGGCCCCCTTCAGAACCCCTTGGGTCCAACAGAAGGGCAGAATCCATCCTCATTTTGGATCCACTCATTTTCCTGTCTGCTGTTCAGAGTGATTTCATTCTGCTGCTTGTGGTTGtgttcctttttttgcttttttactggcttgaaatTTTTATCTAGCATAGTTCACTTTTGCCTGCTTTGGAGATTTTTGTACATGACTTGCAAATACTTAGAAGTAAATGCATGTGTGCATGGGGAGGCAGGGGGGTGGGTGCAGGTGCCAAGGACCATCCAGGGAAGTGGGGTATAAACATTAATGCATATTGTCCTCTGCCTTGCAGGTCTTCCCCTATTCATTGTTCTGCTGATCTACGTGATCAACCAGTCGCATTATGGACATTTCCCCATTAAAGTGTATGAATCCTCTGGGGAATATACCAATACAACAATGTAAgtggcttttttgtggggggtgcaaGTCCTCTCACAGCCAAGTTGATTCAGGTAGCTGCATTCACAGTTTAGCCATAACATAGAAGTATAGAAGCCTTTTCCTGGTAGTGGGCAGGGCAGAGACAGGagtgggttctctctctctctctctctctctctctctctctctctctctctctctctgccaccctatttctccacatttccaacccCTGCGTGCTCTGCTCCTGATGGTTCCTCTGCAGACATGATGTGCATTCAGCCCATTTAAATTTAGTGCCGCTTGGGCCCGGGGTGGGATCCACCTATCAGATGTGGCCTGTGGAGGGTTGGCCACCATTTGATCTGGCCCCAGGTGGTTTTCCTACTCCTGCCGTCCATCTTCCTGCTCCATACAGGTTTCACACCAGCAAGGTTCCAGCAAGCACCAGGCAGCTTTTTCCCTAAGGGGTGTCAGGTAGTTGGGCTGCCTGCAGCTCTCTTCCCGGTGGCAGCACTGGGTGGGTGGGCGGGCGGAGAGGGTGTAAAATGGGCTTTCTTCTGCCTTGAGATGTTCAATTAACTTTGAAAGTCCCACAATGGATTGACAAAAGGATATCCTTTTGTTGTGTCCCTCACCCAAACGGATGTGCTACAGTCTGTCCCCAAAATTTTCTGACAAACACACCTCACTCAAATTTTTGATTAGCCACCTTCCAAAATGCAAGCATGGGTGCCCCTATTTCAGTCATTTCTGATCtcagaagaaggggaaaagaacatTCTAAAGTTCCTAAGCTTGTTTCTCTGGACTTGATTcttctggtcggccactgtgaggtcaggatgctggagtacatgggccattggcctgatccaa contains:
- the ADGRG1 gene encoding adhesion G-protein coupled receptor G1, giving the protein MLFILLPLLFQSQGICGISSDEGDFQFCATRNQTKKSNISYEIQSDGISIINSAEKLILRAPFTPEIQCGRITGSKECPLPQQLGPYRICLHWFRHDSLLTITYGKSQTNFSLTSQAYTLYCPITTENSSQYGPNVLYRVSYAFNRGVHNTSLPDMSAYHFYFTGDQGKTPVRVSDMEGKVRSVEEKLKTLEKGGKLGKSGRNGLRPNPFELLQRLESELGEVEFQGKNKTFGKGALLHASVWNFQSLSHQNITFGPKLEEDKEAHGFEVMLPKAALDKVVLAKPKLGRRPATPRAVLLVVSSSTLFQDQSSSDQILGGKVIGLSIWNTSVHGLLREERVALTFWHNSLPSNVTPQCVFWDTGSEAGHPGKWNSSGCEAERGADRTICRCDHLTFFAVLMVSSPEIDRSHQVYLTLITYIGCIVSAVASFFTIFFFLCTKRKQGDNIVYVHMNLLWAIFLLDMSFLIAVPLAPTGGDVACKSGAMFLHFGLLACLTWMGIEGYSLYLLVIRVFNSNIKHMLLKLCLVGWGLPLFIVLLIYVINQSHYGHFPIKVYESSGEYTNTTICWITKKEINNFLNLGFLSLVLFFNTIMLGAMVQAILKLRCQWGYAVMLLGLSCVLGIPWGLAFFSFASGTFKLVSVYLFTIINSLQGFLIFLWYLAKTLQSRRSSSYFYSTNSSSIKLQPSSTSI